In one Melopsittacus undulatus isolate bMelUnd1 chromosome 4, bMelUnd1.mat.Z, whole genome shotgun sequence genomic region, the following are encoded:
- the L2HGDH gene encoding L-2-hydroxyglutarate dehydrogenase, mitochondrial — translation MAAAALLRQRAGSGGAGALWRAQRRQRSTFDVVVVGAGIVGLASARELVRRHPSLTFAVLEKEQELAHHQSGHNSGVIHSGIYYTPGSLKAKLCVEGAALCYEYCDQKGIPYKQCGKLIVAVEQDEIPRLQALYKRGLQNNVPGLKLIGTKEIQAKEPFCRGLMALDSPYTGIVNYKQVAQSYAADFREAGGMIFTDFEVTNMEMAKESSSESADGLKYPVIVRNSKGEEIYCRHIVTCAGLYSDHLSEISGCSPEPRIVPFRGDYLVLKPEKSYMVKGNIYPVPNPRFPFLGFHFTPRMDGSVWLGPNAVLAFKREGYKLFDFNTGDFLDAVSYSGLWKLMLRNVPYGLSEVYRACFLSAQVKQLQKFIPEVTVNDVLRGPSGVRAQALDSDGNLVDDFVFDGGSGDLGSRILHVRNAPSPAATSSLAIAKMIADEVKRRFEL, via the exons TTCGACGTGGTGGTGGTGGGCGCAGGAATCGTGGGGCTGGCCTCGGCCCGGGAGCTCGTCAGGCGGCATCCCTCACTCACCTTCGCCGTGctggagaaggagcaggagctgg CTCATCACCAGAGTGGACATAACAGTGGCGTGATTCACAGTGGAATTTACTACACACCTGGATCTCTGAAAGCTAAGCTGTGTGTAGAGGGAGCAGCCCTCTGCTACGAGTACTGTGACCAGAAGGGAATACCATATAAGCAGTGTGGGAAG CTAATTGTAGCTGTTGAACAAGATGAAATTCCAAGACTCCAAGCTCTCTACAAAAGAGGGCTGCAGAACAATGTCCCAGGTCTGAAACTGAttggaacaaaagaaatacaagcaaaAGAACCCTTCTGCAGG GGTCTGATGGCCCTCGATTCTCCATATACTGGCATTGTGAATTATAAACAAGTGGCACAGTCCTATGCAGCAGACTTCCGGGAAGCAGGTGGGATGATCTTCACTGATTTTGAAGTTACAAACATGGAGATGGCTAAAGAAAGTTCTTCGGAAAGTGCAGATG GACTGAAATACCCAGTCATTGTTCGGAACTCAAAG ggTGAGGAAATCTACTGTCGGCACATTGTGACCTGTGCAGGACTTTATTCAGACCACCTGTCTGAGATCAGTGGCTGCAGCCCTGAACCTCGTATTGTACCCTTCCGTGGAGATTATTTGGtgctaaaaccagaaaagtctTACATGGTTAAAGGAAATATCTATCCA GTTCCCAATCCTCGGTTCCCTTTTCTGGGTTTTCACTTCACACCAAGAATGGACGGCAGTGTGTGGCTTGGTCCTAATGCAGTATTAGCCTTTAAGAGAGAGGGCTACAAATTGTTTGACTTCAACACTGGAGACTTTTTAGATGCTGTATCGTACAG TGGGCTGTGGAAGCTCATGCTAAGAAACGTGCCTTACGGACTGAGTGAAGTGTACAGAGCATGTTTCCTGAGTGCACAGGTGAAGCAACTGCAGAAGTTCATCCCTGAGGTCACTGTCAATGATGTACTCAG GGGTCCATCTGGAGTGAGAGCTCAAGCATTGGACAGTGATGGAAATTTGGTAGATGACTTTGTATTTGATGGAGGCAGTGGAGATCTTGGAAGCAGAATTCTTCATGTCAGAAAtgccccttctcctgctgctaCCTCCTCCCTTGCCATTGCAAAAATGATCGCAGATGAAGTGAAGCGAAGGTTTGAATTGTGA